Proteins encoded together in one Theileria parva strain Muguga chromosome 3 map unlocalized ctg_530, whole genome shotgun sequence window:
- the RABGAP1L gene encoding Rab-GTPase-TBC domain protein gives MVENDQSYSPKDNSLKADFMYDLLSIGEPYGHLRFQKWKSMSNRGIEEFANAHPNTFLRRTNRGIPQRYRWESWKVALNYNHYLSIVGDLYESYSTKHNEYSSIINIDVPRTFPELKVFNKDSQNQLHRILSAYGNYQPEIGYCQGMNFVAGLLLLVSGFNEKEAFVAFVGLMNEFKLLEFYKPSFPMIKLYIAGFENLLKKLSPDLHNHLKKEDVSVSVFLNQW, from the exons atggtCGAAAACGATCAATCTTACTCCCCCAAGGATAACTCACTCAAGGCTGACTTTATGTATGACCTATTG AGCATTGGAGAACCTTACGGTCATTTAAGGTTCCAAAAATGGAAATCCATGAGTAACAGGGGAATTGAAGAATTTGCAAATGCACATCCAAACACATTCTTAAGAAGAACTAACAG GGGAATTCCTCAGAGATATAGATGGGAAAGTTGGAAAGTCGCCCTAAATTATAACCATTATTTGTCAATTGTTGGTGACTTGTATGAATCATACAGTACAAAGCATAACGAATACTCGTCAATAATAAACATCGATGTTCCAAG AACATTTCCCGAGTTAAAAGTTTTCAATAAAGATTCCCAGAATCAACTACATCGCATTTTG tCAGCTTATGGTAATTATCAACCAGAAATTGGATATTGTCAAGGAATGAATTTCGTTGCAG GCCTATTATTATTGGTCAGCGGATTTAACGAAAAAGAAGCTTTTGTGGCATTTGTAGGCCTGATGAACGAATTCAAACTTCTTGAGTTCTATAAACCATCATTTCCAATGATTAAACTCTACATCGCAG GGTTTGAAAACTTATTGAAGAAGTTATCGCCAGATCTGCACAATCATCTGAAAAAAGAGGACGTTTCAGTCTCTGTATTCTTAAACCAATGGTAA
- a CDS encoding PP-loop family protein translates to MNPIWRNSSISIIYILYISISTSCVRLDTHYTGKLNFILHKNRNSNSFKTGIDEYYDTNSKIGGFNPYFLNSNPSGFLNILGTLTDSLTKKPDSTQNLSSPLDRKWLFDINKKGARSLKPPIKQVVESIIPDIYTVFKAREHFGSGPLPSLLSCSGGVDSMSLLHSFGIIKIMYEELINDIITVFNSKMNSVPFKIISETSKVDYKTKKAELMKFLKEFYDNFKVVYFNHKQREDIDKDIQVIRAACEKYKFDLIIEELPQELQSKTEVSKFGPQLMFRKWRRETCMKIIDSLSSSDSTGGNKGDLKNTERVMNFPDENLIDLHTIKTPEDLIGLKGLVFMAHHLNDNFETLLLKISRDTSIFNLGLMRLYDNLDHKNYLLVRPFVSTIKSRLYSFMEDINEKYHRDSTNDESHYERNILRKSVIPSIVAGIDGKHTACSDALDQSVNGFYQSINNLSRRCDTLKESVDKEVEMYFHYINSKYKSQPVPYSSNYTSNSHSTDAEKESYRIFYETLFKRTYGDKLNSFEIRFRNNLAYFNRIGLKFPRIFSLKELNIIPNQIVKELVLKTYIEYFNGSSVSNNNVRYILDHFTKNPFSQFIKQYCVGNHFLVHQGYFVNFQYTHSDLFRRPKVKKGSTTSVGRDNKDNNLVYYDENLNIYSHLDQLKVHVTRENNGQHTSKNNYENTNGNGFGKYYVELCLKEKMKKIDGNGSENLSTTDKDNTNDRKIHIDIRYLNEDDVVPSIGMWKNNAHSVLANADIHKLIKDEIPAFVISGTNKVIGIYGINLRAPYFCNGHQTVEYGSDQITLPLKYRITIH, encoded by the exons atgaatcCAATATGGAGAAATTCCTCTATTTCAATCATTTACATTCTCTATATTTCAATTTCAACCTCCTGTGTAAGGTTAGACACACATTACACAGGAAAActcaattttatactacATAAAAACAGGAATTCAAACTCTTTTAAGACCGGAATTGATGAGTACTACGACACTAACAGCAAAATTGGTGGTTTTAACCCATATTTTCTCAATTCTAACCCCTCAGGGTTTCTTAATATACTAGGTACTTTAACGGATAGTTTGACTAAAAAGCCGGATTCTACACAAAATTTGAGTTCTCCACTTGATAGAAAATGGTtatttgatataaataaaaaaggAGCTCGATCTTTAAAGCCTCCAATTAAGCAAGTAGTAGAGTCCATTATACCAGATATATACACAGTGTTCAAAGCCAGGGAACATTTTGGATCCGGGCCCCTACCAAGTCTTCTTTCCTGCAGTGGCGGAGTGGACTCAATGTCTTTATTACACTCATTTGGGATCATAAAGATTATGTATGAGGAGTTAATAAACGATATTATAACTGTTTTTAACAGTAAAATGAATAGCGTACCCTTCAAAATCATATCTGAGACCAGTAAAGTGGATTATAAAACTAAGAAAGCAGAGCTGATGAAGTTTTTAAAGGAATTTTacgataattttaaagttgtttACTTTAACCATAAACAGAGAGAAGACATTGACAAAGATATCCAGGTCATCAGAGCTGCCTGCGAAAAGTACAAATTTGACTTAATTATCGAGGAATTACCTCAAGAACTTCAATCAAAAACCGAAGTTTCAAAGTTTGGACCCCAGCTAATGTTCAGAAAGTGGAGACGTGAGACTTGTATGAAAATCATTGATAGTTTGAGTTCTTCAGATAGTACTGGTGGAAATAAGGGAGACCTAAAAAACACTGAACGTGTAATGAACTTTCCGGATGAAAACCTGATAGACTTACACACCATAAAGACTCCGGAAGATTTAATTGGTTTAAAGGGGTTGGTGTTCATGGCACATCACTTAAACGACAATTTTGAGACTCTTTTGCTTAAAATTTCAAGGGATACTTCTATATTCAATTTGGG GCTAATGAGACTATATGACAATCTAGACCACAAAAACTATTTGCTCGTCAGACCATTTGTCTCTACAATAAAATCAAGATTATATTCCTTCATGGAG gACATAAATGAAAAGTACCACAGAGATAGTACTAATGATGAGTCACACTACGAAAGGAATATTTTAAGGAAAAGTGTTATCCCGTCAATAGTCGCTGGAATTGATGGAAAACACACTGCCTGTTCTGATGCACTGGACCAATCCGTGAATGGATTCTATCAAAgcattaataatttatctagAAGGTGTGACACGCTTAAGGAGTCAGTGGATAAGGAGGTTGAAATGTACTTTCATTACATTAACTCAAAGTACAAATCCCAACCCGTTCCTTACAGTTCAAACTACACTTCAAATTCACATTCCACAGATGCTGAAAAGGAGTCCTACAGGATTTTTTACGAGACCTTATTTAAGAGAACTTATGGAGATAAGTTAAACAGTTTCGAGATAAGGTTCAGGAACAACTTGGCTTATTTTAACAGGATTGGACTTAAATTCCCACGGATTTTCTCTTTAAAGGAGCTGAACATTATACCTAACCAAATTGTAAAGGAACTGGTTCTCAAAACTTACATTGAGTATTTTAATGGATCAAGTGTATCTAACAACAATGTCCGCTACATCCTGGATCATTTTACTAAAAATCCATTCTCACAGTTCATTAAGCAATACTGCGTTGGGAACCACTTTTTAGTCCACCAAGGCTACTTTGTCAATTTTCAATATACCCATTCTGATTTATTTCGGAGACCTAAGGTTAAAAAGGGTTCAACGACGTCAGTGGGTCGTGACAACaaggataataatttagtgtattatgatgaaaatttaaatatatacagtCATCTGGACCAGCTAAAAGTCCATGTTACTCGAGAAAATAATGGACAACATActtctaaaaataattatgaaaatacCAATGGTAATGGTTTCGGAAAATACTATGTAGAACTGTGTTTGAAGGAAAAGATGAAGAAAATAGATGGGAATGGGTCTGAGAATTTAAGTACCACTGATAAGGACAATACTAATGATAGGAAAATACACATTGATATAAGATATTTGAATGAAGACGATGTTGTACCTAGCATAGGAATGTGGAAGAACAACGCCCACTCTGTTTTGGCCAATGCTGATATTCATAAACTCATCAAAGATGAGATACCAGCTTTTGTAATTTCTGGCACAAACAAAGTTATAGGCATATACGGGATTAACTTGAGAGCTCCTTATTTCTGCAATGGCCATCAAACTGTCGAGTACGGATCTGATCAAATCACACTACCCCTGAAATATAGGATAACCATACActaa
- the ATG3 gene encoding autophagocytosis-associated active-site domain protein: MRRAYEVFTSSFSFLFDNEGSALGLKGSLNTSNFVEYGDGLVSINKRWRWAGKTQSMYDTNLPEDKQYLYCDNVACLKLPKPESVLHESWVVPQLQDNVPDNLYEEDPVTSVETTWRTYSLTITYDRYNETARFWLRGYNQFGLPLSKDEMFEDVPEVYVGKTVTVERHPFTGFLNLTVHPCNQKEIVKREEQNLSDKNVLVNFLRMWSSAFPLINVLDGFPE; the protein is encoded by the exons ATGAGGAGAGCTTACGAGGTCTTTACAAGCAGTTTTTCCTTCTTATTTGACAACGAAGGATCAGCATTGGGGCTCAAAGGCTCTTTGAACACTTCTAATTTCGTTGAATATGGAGATGGCTTAGTCTCCATTAACAAACGATGGAGGTG GGCTGGTAAAACCCAGTCAATGTATGACACTAATCTTCCTGAAGATAAGCAATACCTTTATTGTGACAATGTAGCTTGTTTAAAGCTTCCTAAACCT gagAGCGTTCTTCATGAATCATGGGTAGTTCCTCAACTTCAAGATAACGTACCGGATAATCTTTACGAG GAGGACCCTGTAACTTCTGTAGAAACAACGTGGAGAACTTATTCTCTAACCATTACATATGACCGTTATAATGAAACCGCTAGGTTCTGGCTTAGAGGATATAATcaa TTTGGACTTCCTCTGAGTAAGGACGAGATGTTTGAGGACGTTCCTGAGGTTTACGTTGGGAAAACAGTCACTGTGGAAAGGCATCCTTTCACTGGATTCTTAAATCTTACAGTCCATCCTTGTAATCAGAAGGAGATTGTCAAACGTGAAGAGCAGAATTTAAG tgataaaaatgtgttggTAAATTTCCTGAGAATGTGGTCAAGTGCCTTCCCTctaataaatgtgttggaTGGATTCCCTGAGTAA
- a CDS encoding uncharacterized protein (Tp33) produces the protein MKNLFLLYIILPICLVESNDPKILNLAAKEFPGFHVTEIPHPNYRHLQFELSSESMITAVVDSGSDIWIAEESEKSFLFRAHVYVKNKVAHLVELKIYVSNIDITKYYVREDGGKFKHTNQDIFNDLKQTDVYFCGDLILDFERGFGFHFFKKEKIVVFGQDFIKFVPSIGLDVVKLTNGKDVICDSSKNRTFSYAIYFYRPGVDEMIKVVVEDANKDHVYFYFQFSKNRWIRSGPAMLEHYYKTPQPSAVATGSLLPVTIKDEKAEDKLEVYETTPKPESSKSLALPYSVDKFEDTGAVEPFTKKIVSDHLVLTLETALDDPNFDASDTTYANGLIFRFVLPNVQNLKEIRCNSFHCKVDGVTEVSYDLVSAYLYKDVFHLIKIVLTNIYGSTEEDYIRVCDSSYIKKTQYHLYTDRLTKADHDSLSDPAFLAKSEGDLSIPDDSSERLIEFDLESDEVQFLKITKIDEVNKNPCRIYKPNDGFFIGKISHKKKVLWRAYLKNERATKGTLYFLNGEPGFLNLIIPGLPRPDNNITIDVISGKKTPNLVSGVLSRVIRKYDSEFCICFNLTDPIDYTAFDIDKQQHRCFVSRIFKAGSPIVSVYHHKEKVTPNNIIPFYDIKVYYYQRAPISFVTDHASYPRVFINAASGWRTSNLSSLESDLDDIKGYLDGPHMRSSLSLYLSYEDYDPTDFEVEVTIRSQIISKTFMPTFKNLITLITCNDAHVYGSDSLKSSGVRFYLKNEKPYKAEVHKFIREGVHKLIFKVYDETGDKPKWKDIDEDDFTRL, from the coding sequence atgaagaatttatttttattgtatATCATACTACCCATATGCTTGGTAGAAAGTAATGACcccaaaattttaaacctAGCTGCCAAAGAATTCCCTGGTTTTCATGTTACCGAAATTCCTCATCCTAATTATCGTCACTTACAATTTGAATTATCATCTGAATCTATGATAACAGCAGTAGTTGATAGTGGGTCTGATATCTGGATAGCTGAAGAATCTGAAAAATCATTTCTTTTTAGGGCACATGTTTACGTTAAAAACAAAGTTGCTCATCTGGTCGAGCTGAAAATTTATGTTTCAAATATCgatataactaaatattatgtaaGAGAAGACGGTGGTAAATTCAAGCACACGAATCAAGATATTTTCAATGATTTAAAACAGACAGATGTTTACTTTTGTGGAGATTTGATTTTAGATTTCGAACGTGGATTTGGgtttcatttttttaagAAGGAAAAAATTGTAGTATTTGGTCAAGATTTTATAAAGTTTGTACCCAGTATAGGACTAGATGTAGTTAAACTTACCAATGGGAAAGATGTGATATGCGATAGCTCCAAAAACAGAACTTTTTCTTACGCCATTTACTTCTATAGACCAGGCGTTGATGAGATGATTAAAGTTGTAGTTGAGGATGCTAATAAAGATCACGTATATTTTTACTTtcaattttctaaaaatcGATGGATTAGATCTGGTCCAGCAATGTTGgaacattattataaaactCCTCAACCATCAGCAGTGGCTACAGGCTCCCTTTTACCTGTAACTATTAAAGATGAGAAAGCTGAAGACAAACTTGAAGTTTACGAAACCACACCTAAACCTGAATCATCAAAGTCTCTTGCTTTACCTTATTCAGTTGACAAATTTGAAGATACGGGAGCTGTTGAACCTTTCACAAAGAAAATAGTTTCCGATCACCTTGTTTTGACACTTGAAACTGCACTTGATGATCCAAATTTCGATGCGTCAGATACTACTTATGCAAATGGGCTTATATTTAGATTTGTGTTACCTAATgttcaaaatttaaaagaaaTACGTTGCAATAGTTTTCATTGCAAAGTCGACGGGGTTACTGAAGTATCTTACGACTTAGTTAGTGCTTACCTTTATAAAGATGTCTttcatttgataaaaatagttCTTACAAATATATATGGTTCTACAGAGGAAGATTATATCAGAGTTTGTGACAGTTCGTACATTAAAAAAACACAATACCATTTGTATACTGATCGTTTGACTAAAGCGGATCATGACTCTCTATCGGATCCAGCATTTCTTGCTAAAAGTGAAGGAGATTTATCAATTCCCGACGATTCATCCGAAAGGCTTATTGAATTTGATTTAGAGTCTGATGAAGTCCAGTTCTTGAAAATAACGAAAATTGATGAAGTAAATAAAAACCCATGTCGGATATATAAACCTAACGACGGGTTCTTTATCGGTAAAATAAGTCACAAAAAGAAGGTGCTTTGGAGAGCatatttgaaaaatgaGAGAGCAACTAAGGGGACTTTGTACTTTTTAAATGGTGAGCCTGGatttttgaatttaattattccaGGTTTACCTCGTCCcgataataatataaccATTGATGTTATATCGGGTAAAAAGACACCAAATCTTGTAAGCGGAGTGTTAAGTCGAGTAATCAGGAAATATGATTCTGAATTTTGCATTTGCTTTAATCTTACAGATCCCATTGACTATACTGCATTTGATATTGATAAGCAGCAACACAGATGTTTTGTTTCTAGGATTTTTAAAGCTGGATCTCCGATCGTTTCTGTTTATCACCATAAAGAAAAAGTTACACCAAATAACATCATACCCTTTTATGATAttaaagtttattattACCAAAGGGCTCCCATATCATTTGTGACTGACCATGCTTCATATCCCCGAGTTTTTATTAACGCGGCATCAGGCTGGAGAACATCTAACCTATCATCTCTGGAGAGTGACTTAGATGATATTAAAGGTTATTTGGATGGTCCTCATATGAGAAGTTCTCTTTCTCTTTATCTTTCTTATGAAGATTATGATCCTACTGATTTCGAAGTTGAGGTTACGATAAGGAGTCAGATAATTTCAAAGACTTTCATGCCAACTTTTAAAAACCTCATCACGCTGATAACTTGCAACGATGCACATGTTTATGGCTCTGatagtttaaaatcttCAGGTGTTAGGTTTTACCTTAAAAACGAGAAACCTTACAAAGCTGAGGTGcacaaatttattaggGAGGGAGTgcataaattaatatttaaagtttatGATGAGACAGGCGACAAACCAAAGTGGAAAGACATCGACGAAGATGATTTTACCCGTCTTTAG
- a CDS encoding S1/P1 Nuclease family protein has product MKCALILCVFFTTVLVNFVQSWNELCREAIESTAMSAITYMRLRRLKMLLRGEDLVDYTWWADEVLKRIPESLPLHYQYQPDKKSNNFNFTCSNNLCLLAGIKYFFSVLMNSGYPVGTAKPQKFDIPQLGYPRKIKFSPSDCLKYLVVLLSDLHHPLHLDFNQPDSIATIPVDLSEFPVWENISMQALNTKRPLYGEFLKHIYMPKYIEVNENAWYGSWTHVSTLGLRYSTELELFNNKTVECLEVWAAETASLNNTIFDKEDFVYLNDTPRTKAIRFTERLDSKLGFLMRLQIVIAGARVAIVVNYILSHREIAYDEQTGIIIQKPELEPRSINIGYYLVKIAIIFLALALVLLVYYAFVSLCKRLFKDKGLFVRLFLSKRYQPVNKLPE; this is encoded by the exons ATGAAGTGTgccttaattttatgtgtATTCTTCACAACAGTACTAGTCAACTTCGTACAGAGCTGGAACGAGCTCTGTAGAGAAGCTatag agtCAACTGCCATGAGCGCTATAACATACATGAGACTGAGAAGGCTAAAGATGCTCTTGAGGGGCGAAGATTTGGTGGATTATACTTGGTGGGCCGACGAGGTTTTAAAAAGAATCCCAGAATCACTCCCATTACATTATCAATATCAACCAGATAAAAaatctaataattttaatttcactTGTAGCAATAATCTTTGCCTATTGGCCGGTATAAAGTACTTTTTCTCAGTACTAATGAATTCTGGGTATCCAGTTGGAACTGCTAAACCACAAAAATTCGATATACCGCAACTGGGATATCCTAGAAAAATCAAATTCTCACCCTCTGATTGtcttaaatatttagttgTTCTACTTTCTGATTTACATCACCCCTTACATCTAGATTTTAATCAACCTGATTCTATCGCTACCATTCCAG tTGATTTGAGTGAGTTTCCAGTCTGGGAGAATATCAGTATGCAAGCATTAAACACAAAAAGACCATTGTATGGTGAATTTCTAAAGCATATTTATATGCCCAAATACATCGAAGTAAATGAGAATGCATGGTATGGTTCATGGACGCATGTGTCAACACTTGGGTTGCGTTACTCAACTGAACTTGAGCTTTTCAATAATAAGACTGTTGAGTGTCTCGAAGTGTGGGCAGCAGAAACGGCATCCCTGAATAACACAATCTTTGATAAGGAAGATTTTGTTTATCTAAATGATACGCCTAGAACCAAAGCAATTAGGTTCACAGAGAGATTAGATTCCAAACTTGGGTTCCTAATGCGACTGCAAATCGTAATTGCAGGAGCCCGAGTGGCAATTGTTGTAAATTACATTCTATCACACAGAGAAATCGCCTACGACGAACAAACTGGAATCATCATACAGAAACCAGAACTCGAGCCACGCTCAATCAATATCGGCTACTATCTAGTGAAGATTGCAATAATTTTCCTAGCACTT gCACTAGTTCTGTTGGTTTACTACGCCTTTGTATCACTGTGTAAACGTCTGTTTAAAGATAAGGGTCTGTTTGTCAGATTATTCCTGTCAAAGAGGTACCAACCCGTCAATAAACTGCctgagtaa